CCTGCCTGTACAATGGGAAGCATAATACCCGCAGCCGTTAGCCCAGCAACACTTGCTGAACCGATAACCAGACGAATGACACCGGCTATTAACCATGCAAGCACAAGAGGCGACAAGCTAAGGTCGGCAGTTATGTCAGCGATGTAGTTCGCTACACCACTATCTACCAAAATTTGCTTGAAGGCGCCTGATGCTGCAATGATAAAAAGGATCATCATGATGCCGCGGATTGCTTCTTCCACACTTGCTGACTGCTCCCGCAAACTTTTACCTTGACGAATACCCATCGTATACATTGCCACTAAAGCTGCAATCATTAAAGCAACAACCGGGTCGCCCAAAAAACGTAGTGCCGCCAGCCAAAAGGAGTCTTTTGGGAATAGTAGATGTGCAAATGAACCAAAAGCTATTAAAACTATTGGAAAAAGACCCGTAAATATACTAATTGCAAATCCGGGAAGCTCTTTTCGATCTGCCTTATCATGCTCAGGAAAAAACTCGGTCGGTGGGTTGGTCGGAATATGCTTAAGCATCCTGCCAAAGAGTGGCCCACCGATAATGATGGCAGGAATTGCCACAACAATGCCATAAGCCATTGTTAAACCTATATCCGCATTGTAAGTAACCGCTATGGCTGTAGCTCCAGGATGGGGTGGCAAATAACCGTGCGTCACAGAAAGCGCTGCGAGCAGCGGAATAGCAACATAAAGTAAGGGCATTTTATTAGAAGCACATACCATGAAAACAAACGGAACCAAGACGATAAAGCCGACATTGTAAAATAAGGGAATTCCTACTAAAAAGCCCGTGAGAACCATTGCCCACGGTAAGTTCTTTCGCCCAAATACAGCCGTTAGTACCGTTGTAATCTTTTCTGCAGCACCACCCTCCGCCATCAATTTCCCGAGTAAAGACCCGAAAGCCAACAAAAGTGCCAACTGTCCCATGGTACTGCTCACTCCGGTTTCAACAGACTTAAGGATATCGACGGCACTCATATTCATAGCAAAACCGACCGCAACAGAAGTTATCAGTAATGAAAAGATCGTGTTTAACCTAACGACAGTAACTAAGAGGAGTAATAAAGCTACTCCCAAAATAACGATGATTAGCGGCATAATAATTTATATCTAGTTAAAACTCGCCTTCCAATATATGGTAGAGGCGTTCAAATTTCTGGAAGTTTTTCATATACACAGCGTGATTCTCCGCACTCGGTTTATAATAGTGCTCGGTATCTTGCTCTGCTTCCGCTTGTGTGTTTTTTATAGTAGACTCACCTCCCTGTATACCTAATGCTTCCAAGCCGATTAATGCTGCTCCCCATGCAGAGCTTTCTACCGTATTTTTGGTGAATACAGGTTTATTGAAAATATCTGCAAGCATCTGCACCAACAATGATGAACGTGCTAGGCCGCCGCTTGCGAAGATCGTCTGAATTGAACCGGTGTTCTCCTCTAAAGCAATTCCTACACTGTAAATTGCAAACAACA
The genomic region above belongs to Sphingobacterium zeae and contains:
- a CDS encoding gluconate:H+ symporter, producing MPLIIVILGVALLLLLVTVVRLNTIFSLLITSVAVGFAMNMSAVDILKSVETGVSSTMGQLALLLAFGSLLGKLMAEGGAAEKITTVLTAVFGRKNLPWAMVLTGFLVGIPLFYNVGFIVLVPFVFMVCASNKMPLLYVAIPLLAALSVTHGYLPPHPGATAIAVTYNADIGLTMAYGIVVAIPAIIIGGPLFGRMLKHIPTNPPTEFFPEHDKADRKELPGFAISIFTGLFPIVLIAFGSFAHLLFPKDSFWLAALRFLGDPVVALMIAALVAMYTMGIRQGKSLREQSASVEEAIRGIMMILFIIAASGAFKQILVDSGVANYIADITADLSLSPLVLAWLIAGVIRLVIGSASVAGLTAAGIMLPIVQAGNVTPELMVLATGAGSLMFSHVNDPGFWMFKSYFGVSMKDTFRSWTVMETLVSVVGLIGVLVLHWLGH